A DNA window from Ctenopharyngodon idella isolate HZGC_01 chromosome 8, HZGC01, whole genome shotgun sequence contains the following coding sequences:
- the nppb gene encoding natriuretic peptides B — protein sequence MKSLDIPLVGLLLLFSVQLTGAFPLQNTEDMDVLKLLLQRLEESIPASSQDQILSKVEEEAANLEETFDEPHPKTDMRDYLSARDLRTVRQDSKRHSGCFGSKLDRIGSMSSLGCNTVRRSGPKKS from the exons ATGAAATCGCTTGACATTCCTCTAGTCGGCCTTCTCTTACTCTTCAGCGTTCAGCTCACGGGCGCATTCCCGCTGCAAAACACTGAGGACATGGATGTCTTAAAG CTTCTTCTACAGCGACTGGAAGAGTCCATTCCTGCTTCTTCTCAAGACCAGATACTGTCGAAAGTAGAAGAAGAGGCGGCAAATCTTGAAGAAACCTTCGATGAACCTCATCCCAAGACTGACATGAGAGACTATCTGTCTGCTCGGGACTTGAGGACAGTCCGACAGGACTCCAAGCGACACTCCGGGTGTTTCGGGAGCAAACTGGACAGAATCGGTTCCATGTCGTCCCTGGGATGTAATACTGTCAGGCGGTCAG gTCCTAAGAAGTCTTAA
- the nppa gene encoding natriuretic peptides A: MIRGLILTGLLVLVWHQMDVQAHTLSRHSSATNMAKLKSLLQQFEEALTAEEASERAVDYEDSKTVQEQSPASTFWDRDREEEAPPAEDTNPPDGFETQRNRLIDLLMSTRSKSLSGCFGGRLDRIGSSSSLGCNSKKG, from the exons ATGATCAGAGGACTAATTCTTACAGGACTACTGGTCCTGGTTTGGCACCAGATGGATGTACAAGCGCATACGTTGAGCAGACACAGTTCTGCCACCAACATGGCCAAGCTGAAG AGCTTGTTGCAGCAGTTTGAGGAGGCCCTGACCGCAGAAGAAGCTTCCGAGAGAGCCGTAGATTATGAAGACAGCAAAACCGTGCAGGAGCAGAGCCCCGCTTCCACATTCTGggacagagacagagaggaagAAGCACCTCCAGCGGAGGACACCAACCCCCCAGATGGATTTGAGACACAGAGAAATCGCCTTATAGATCTTCTCATGTCAACCCGGAGCAAAAGCCTGTCTGGCTGTTTTGGGGGAAGGCTGGATCGCATAGGGTCATCCAGCTCCCTTGGGTGCAACTCTAAAAAAGGTTAG